A single region of the Rhizobium grahamii genome encodes:
- a CDS encoding ABC transporter permease — MARLILRRIALGILTLLLVSALIFAGTQLLPGDVASAILGQNATPESLAVLRGQLGLDQPILQRYVTWLAGFLTGDLGNSLANQQPVAELLWPRFWNTMALAAFAAVISVPVAIVLGLLSAVNRGGIFDRIVNILALAFVSLPEYFLGLLLILFLSIRFNLLPSLADTYDGMTFMEWVQATALPALTLVLVTVAQMMRMTRTAVLSVMDQAYVETAYLKGLRTRRVITRHALPNAAAPIVNVVAFNIAYLITGVVLVEAVFNYNGLGRFMVDAVSKRDLPLVQAAALVFGAAYVILNIVADVAAIALNPRLRHPR, encoded by the coding sequence ATGGCACGTCTTATCCTCAGGCGGATTGCTTTAGGCATCCTGACCCTTCTCCTGGTATCGGCGTTGATCTTCGCCGGTACCCAGCTCCTCCCCGGTGACGTTGCCTCGGCAATCCTCGGCCAGAACGCAACGCCGGAATCGCTTGCCGTGCTTCGCGGTCAGCTCGGTCTCGACCAGCCGATCCTGCAGCGTTACGTGACCTGGCTTGCCGGTTTCCTTACAGGTGACCTCGGCAATTCGCTCGCCAACCAGCAGCCGGTCGCCGAACTCCTGTGGCCACGCTTTTGGAATACGATGGCTCTTGCGGCATTTGCGGCGGTCATCAGTGTGCCGGTCGCCATCGTCCTCGGGCTTCTCAGCGCCGTCAATCGCGGCGGGATCTTCGACCGGATCGTCAATATTCTCGCCTTGGCCTTCGTGTCGCTGCCGGAATATTTCCTGGGCCTTCTGCTGATCCTCTTCCTGTCCATCCGCTTCAACCTGCTGCCGAGCCTTGCCGACACTTATGATGGCATGACTTTCATGGAGTGGGTGCAGGCAACCGCGCTGCCTGCGTTAACGCTCGTCCTCGTCACTGTGGCGCAGATGATGCGCATGACGCGCACCGCCGTGCTCTCGGTGATGGACCAAGCCTATGTGGAAACGGCCTATCTGAAGGGTCTGCGCACCCGCCGCGTCATCACCCGCCACGCCTTGCCGAATGCGGCCGCGCCTATCGTCAATGTCGTGGCGTTCAATATCGCCTACCTGATCACAGGCGTGGTTCTGGTCGAAGCGGTGTTCAACTACAACGGCCTGGGTCGCTTCATGGTCGATGCCGTTTCCAAGCGCGATCTGCCATTGGTCCAGGCTGCGGCCCTGGTCTTCGGCGCAGCATACGTGATCCTCAACATCGTGGCCGACGTCGCCGCCATCGCACTTAATCCGCGCCTGAGGCATCCTCGATGA
- a CDS encoding CocE/NonD family hydrolase: MTVTVEEHIWITMSDGVRLGARLWLPDGAENAPVPAVLEYIPYRKRDGTRGRDEPMHGYFAEQGYAAIRVDMRGTGESDGHMADEYLKQEQDDALEVIAWIAAQPWCDGNIGMMGKSWGGFNSLQVAARRPPALKAIITAYSTDNRFTDDIHYMGGLLLNDNLWWGTIMLAYQSRPLDPEIVGDEWRARWIERLEKLPFFPGLWLEHQRYDEYWKHGSVCEDWSAIQCPVLAIGAWADSYTNAVPRLLENLQVPRRGIIGPWGHVYPQDGAPGPAIGFLQEAVRWWDQWLKGKDTGVMDEPMLRAYVSDTIEPNGSRDFTPGRWVGEESWPSKKIETRRLVLGADHAMGPASARQGMLSISSPQSHGKAGGEWMATGCIGEHPTDQRLDDGGALVFDTDVLDEAFDVLGAPVVKLRLSADQPVAQISLRLSDVLPDGRVTRVSYQVFNLNHHVSHEAPEALVPGKPIDVAIKLNDCGYRFEKGHRIRLSIATGYWPMVWPAPAAVTLSIDAGESALELPVRPQRQQEQAVAFEAPAHGPFTPITQVDPGSVRRWTEQDHVTGLTTYVTEGIGGLFGEGVLRFDDIDTQLGHSLKRELTVHDDDPLSARYVLTQRYEMGRDGWRIDIASRTEMRSDAANFYLTGTLEAKENGTVVATRQWDQTIARDFL, encoded by the coding sequence ATGACCGTCACGGTTGAAGAGCATATTTGGATCACCATGAGCGATGGCGTGCGCCTCGGCGCGCGCCTCTGGCTGCCCGATGGCGCTGAAAACGCGCCGGTACCGGCGGTCCTGGAATATATCCCCTACCGCAAGCGTGACGGAACACGCGGCCGCGACGAGCCCATGCACGGCTACTTCGCGGAACAGGGCTATGCCGCGATCCGCGTCGACATGCGTGGCACCGGCGAATCCGACGGCCATATGGCCGACGAGTATCTGAAGCAGGAGCAGGACGACGCGCTCGAGGTCATCGCCTGGATCGCCGCCCAGCCCTGGTGCGACGGCAACATTGGCATGATGGGCAAGAGCTGGGGTGGTTTCAACAGCCTCCAGGTTGCCGCTCGTCGCCCGCCGGCCCTCAAGGCCATCATTACCGCCTACTCCACGGACAATCGTTTTACCGACGATATCCACTACATGGGCGGGTTGCTGCTCAACGACAATCTCTGGTGGGGCACCATTATGCTGGCCTATCAGAGCCGGCCGCTCGACCCGGAAATCGTTGGAGACGAATGGCGAGCGCGCTGGATCGAGCGCCTGGAAAAGCTCCCGTTCTTTCCCGGCCTGTGGCTCGAGCACCAGCGGTACGATGAATACTGGAAGCATGGCTCCGTCTGTGAGGACTGGTCGGCAATCCAGTGCCCGGTACTGGCGATCGGAGCCTGGGCCGACAGCTACACGAACGCCGTTCCGCGCCTGCTTGAAAACCTGCAGGTGCCCCGCCGCGGGATTATCGGCCCATGGGGCCACGTTTATCCGCAGGATGGAGCGCCGGGTCCGGCGATCGGTTTCTTGCAGGAAGCCGTGCGCTGGTGGGACCAATGGCTGAAGGGCAAGGACACCGGCGTCATGGATGAGCCGATGCTTCGTGCCTACGTCAGCGACACCATCGAGCCGAATGGTTCGCGTGATTTCACGCCCGGCCGCTGGGTTGGCGAGGAAAGTTGGCCATCGAAAAAGATCGAGACGCGCCGGCTGGTTCTTGGCGCCGACCATGCGATGGGTCCGGCTTCCGCGCGGCAGGGAATGCTTTCGATTTCGTCGCCGCAAAGCCACGGCAAGGCCGGCGGCGAATGGATGGCGACCGGCTGCATCGGTGAGCATCCGACCGATCAGCGGCTCGATGACGGCGGCGCATTGGTTTTCGACACCGATGTTCTCGATGAGGCGTTCGACGTTCTGGGGGCTCCCGTCGTCAAGCTGAGGCTTTCGGCCGACCAGCCGGTGGCGCAGATTTCGTTGCGCTTGTCGGATGTTCTGCCGGATGGGCGTGTGACGCGCGTCAGCTACCAAGTGTTCAACCTCAACCATCACGTCAGCCACGAAGCGCCGGAAGCGCTGGTGCCCGGCAAGCCGATCGACGTCGCGATCAAGCTCAACGATTGCGGCTATCGCTTCGAAAAGGGGCACCGTATCCGTCTGTCGATCGCGACCGGTTACTGGCCAATGGTGTGGCCGGCTCCGGCAGCCGTGACGCTTTCGATCGATGCCGGCGAGAGCGCCCTTGAGCTTCCCGTGCGTCCGCAGCGACAGCAGGAACAGGCCGTTGCATTCGAGGCTCCGGCACACGGTCCCTTCACGCCCATCACGCAAGTCGATCCCGGCAGCGTACGCCGCTGGACGGAGCAGGACCACGTCACCGGCCTGACGACCTATGTGACGGAAGGTATCGGCGGGCTCTTCGGCGAAGGCGTGCTGCGTTTCGACGACATCGATACGCAACTCGGTCACAGCCTGAAGCGGGAACTTACGGTTCATGATGATGACCCGCTTTCCGCTCGCTACGTGCTGACACAACGCTACGAGATGGGTCGCGATGGCTGGCGGATTGATATTGCGAGCCGCACGGAAATGCGCTCCGACGCCGCGAACTTCTATCTCACCGGCACGCTGGAGGCGAAGGAGAACGGAACGGTCGTCGCAACCCGTCAATGGGACCAGACGATCGCACGCGATTTCCTCTGA
- a CDS encoding ABC transporter permease yields MKVQKTIPLTAWIGLTIVAVNLIFFAFGPLIAPYGQEQIVGGPFDPRSADFWFGLDQNGRDMVSRLLYGAQMSIGVSLSASLLSFAVGVPLGFLAAIFGGWVDTVLSRIVDTVMCIPVLISALVVLQALGSSLPVLIVTIALLDSTRVFRLARIVAQGVNVLEYAETARLRGEGLGWLIRKEILPNTLPPLIAEFGLRFCFTFLFVAGLSFLGLGIQPPFADWGGMVKDNQQAILYGLYAPLFPAAAIAILTIGVNLVVDWLLASRTAVQGADR; encoded by the coding sequence ATGAAAGTTCAGAAGACAATTCCACTGACGGCCTGGATCGGTTTGACGATCGTTGCCGTCAACCTCATCTTTTTTGCCTTTGGTCCGCTGATTGCGCCCTATGGACAGGAGCAGATCGTCGGCGGACCGTTCGACCCTCGTTCTGCGGATTTCTGGTTCGGCCTTGATCAGAATGGTCGTGACATGGTTTCGCGCCTGCTCTACGGCGCCCAGATGTCGATCGGCGTGTCGCTTTCCGCTTCCCTGCTTTCCTTTGCCGTCGGCGTGCCGCTCGGCTTCCTCGCTGCCATCTTCGGCGGCTGGGTCGATACCGTCCTGTCGCGCATCGTCGACACGGTCATGTGCATTCCGGTGCTGATCTCGGCGCTCGTCGTGCTCCAGGCTTTGGGTTCGTCGCTGCCGGTGCTGATCGTCACGATCGCCCTGCTCGACTCCACCCGCGTCTTCCGTCTGGCGCGCATCGTTGCCCAAGGCGTCAACGTCTTGGAATATGCCGAAACCGCCCGCCTGCGCGGTGAGGGACTCGGATGGTTGATCCGCAAGGAAATCCTGCCCAACACGCTGCCGCCATTGATCGCGGAATTCGGCTTGCGCTTCTGCTTTACCTTCCTGTTCGTGGCCGGCTTGTCGTTCCTCGGGCTTGGCATCCAGCCGCCGTTCGCCGATTGGGGCGGCATGGTGAAGGACAACCAGCAGGCCATTCTTTACGGTCTTTACGCGCCGCTCTTTCCTGCTGCCGCGATCGCCATCCTCACCATTGGCGTCAATCTGGTTGTCGATTGGCTGCTGGCCAGCCGAACTGCCGTACAGGGGGCTGATCGATGA
- a CDS encoding ABC transporter ATP-binding protein, translating into MSDETILSIRGLVVKAPTGAILVDGVDVDLAQGEVLGLIGESGAGKSTIGLAAMGYGRGGCRITDGRIVVGTTSLMDGTRATREGVRGAKIAYVAQSAAASFNPAKRIGQQIMEGPLYHGLMNRSEAESWMLELLTALQLPDPSTFAQRYPHQVSGGQLQRAMVAMAMACRPDILVLDEPTTALDVTTQIEVLALLRELIQRYNTAALYITHDLAVVAQIADRIMVLRHGKMVELGTAAEVLEAPKQDYTRRLVAEREASIVGDRSSHQAGDLLLEVKNAVAFYGKKQVLTDVSCQIRRGETLAVVGESGSGKSTLARVIAGLPPHGTGTIDLEGQRLATDYRKRSKKQLRRIQLVYQLPDVALNPRQTVGEIIGRPMSFYFGMKDKEQRVEVARLLELIGLPAEFTERLPGALSGGQKQRVCIARALAAKPDLIICDEVTSALDPLVAEEILKLLRKLQDELKVSYLFITHDLGVVKRLADRTMVMQHGRVIEEGATSEIFRPPHAPYTEQLIASVPELRRDWLDDVLKSRGQPAA; encoded by the coding sequence ATGAGCGACGAAACGATCCTTTCCATTCGCGGCCTTGTCGTTAAGGCACCCACGGGCGCCATTCTGGTCGATGGCGTCGATGTGGACCTTGCCCAAGGCGAAGTTCTCGGCCTCATCGGCGAATCCGGTGCCGGCAAGTCGACCATTGGTCTCGCCGCCATGGGCTACGGCCGCGGTGGCTGCCGTATTACCGACGGACGCATCGTCGTCGGCACGACATCGCTGATGGACGGAACGCGCGCGACGCGAGAAGGGGTGCGCGGAGCAAAGATTGCCTATGTCGCGCAAAGTGCGGCGGCATCTTTCAATCCGGCCAAGCGTATCGGCCAGCAGATCATGGAAGGGCCGCTGTATCACGGCCTCATGAACCGATCCGAAGCCGAAAGCTGGATGCTGGAGTTGCTGACTGCTCTGCAGCTACCGGATCCCAGCACCTTCGCACAGCGCTATCCCCATCAGGTTTCCGGTGGTCAGTTGCAGCGCGCCATGGTCGCCATGGCAATGGCTTGCCGTCCCGATATCCTGGTGCTCGACGAGCCGACGACGGCACTCGACGTAACGACGCAGATCGAGGTCCTGGCGCTCCTGCGCGAGTTGATTCAGCGTTACAACACCGCTGCGCTCTACATTACCCACGACCTTGCCGTCGTTGCTCAGATCGCAGACCGCATCATGGTGCTGCGGCATGGCAAGATGGTCGAGCTGGGAACGGCCGCCGAGGTGCTCGAGGCGCCAAAGCAGGACTATACCCGCAGGCTTGTGGCAGAACGTGAGGCCAGCATTGTCGGAGATCGATCGTCGCATCAGGCGGGCGACCTTCTGCTCGAGGTCAAGAATGCGGTCGCGTTCTATGGCAAGAAACAGGTCCTGACGGACGTTTCATGCCAGATCCGGCGCGGCGAGACGCTCGCTGTGGTCGGCGAGTCCGGTTCGGGGAAATCGACGCTTGCGCGTGTGATCGCCGGTCTTCCGCCGCACGGCACGGGCACCATCGACCTCGAAGGTCAGCGGCTCGCCACGGACTATCGAAAGCGCTCCAAGAAGCAGTTGCGCCGCATTCAGCTCGTCTATCAGCTGCCCGATGTCGCACTCAATCCGCGCCAGACCGTCGGTGAGATAATCGGCAGGCCGATGTCGTTCTACTTCGGCATGAAGGACAAGGAACAGCGGGTCGAGGTTGCTCGGCTGCTGGAACTGATCGGGCTGCCTGCCGAATTTACCGAGCGGCTGCCGGGTGCCCTGTCGGGTGGGCAGAAGCAGCGCGTCTGCATCGCGCGAGCCCTTGCGGCCAAGCCGGACCTGATTATCTGCGATGAGGTCACCTCTGCGCTTGATCCGCTGGTTGCCGAGGAAATCCTGAAGCTGCTTCGCAAGCTCCAGGACGAACTCAAGGTGTCCTATCTCTTCATCACCCATGATCTCGGCGTTGTGAAGCGCCTGGCGGACCGGACTATGGTGATGCAGCATGGACGCGTCATCGAGGAAGGCGCGACCAGCGAGATCTTCCGGCCTCCGCATGCGCCCTACACCGAGCAGTTGATCGCCTCCGTTCCGGAGCTGCGACGCGACTGGCTCGACGACGTACTCAAGTCTCGCGGCCAGCCGGCCGCCTGA